The Salvelinus alpinus chromosome 21, SLU_Salpinus.1, whole genome shotgun sequence genome has a segment encoding these proteins:
- the LOC139548228 gene encoding RING finger protein 228-like, whose amino-acid sequence MAEVDSASSGAEQPSGLETAFPYEEYECKICYNYFDLDRRAPKILECLHTFCEECLNTLHLREERPWRISCPICRHRTPVPDYRIQNLPNNTKVTEDFPLYIDSDPLPQDALPLYPPRLHPALVALRREETSGASTSQATPSTTLSTATTLSQDSVRYGSCQSCKRVALTTGCVCVIFSFLSMLVLLFMGLIFVHSHSSPPSPAGPICLSVASILAMFSVVVTWLICWLKYRPDHETGRSSGTNRRNA is encoded by the coding sequence ATGGCAGAGGTAGATTCAGCATCCAGTGGAGCAGAACAGCCGAGCGGCCTGGAGACAGCATTCCCGTACGAGGAGTATGAATGCAAAATATGTTACAATTATTTCGACCTTGACCGTCGCGCGCCCAAGATTTTAGAATGCTTGCACACATTTTGCGAGGAGTGCCTGAACACTCTCCATCTCCGCGAGGAGCGTCCATGGCGCATCAGCTGCCCTATATGTCGCCACAGGACACCCGTACCGGACTATCGGATACAAAACCTACCCAATAACACCAAGGTAACGGAGGATTTCCCCTTGTACATTGACTCGGACCCTCTGCCTCAGGATGCTTTGCCCCTCTACCCGCCCCGGTTGCACCCCGCACTCGTCGCCCTCAGGCGCGAGGAGACATCGGGGGCGTCCACGAGCCAAGCTACCCCCTCCACTACCTTGTCCACGGCCACTACCCTCTCCCAGGACTCGGTGCGCTATGGAAGCTGTCAGAGCTGCAAGCGGGTTGCCCTGACTACGGGCTGTGTGTGCGTGATCTTCTCCTTTCTGTCCATGCTGGTTCTGCTCTTCATGGGCCTGATCTTCGTGCACAGTCACAGCAGCCCACCCTCGCCCGCGGGACCCATCTGCCTGTCGGTGGCCAGCATCCTAGCCATGTTCTCGGTGGTCGTCACGTGGCTGATCTGCTGGTTAAAATATAGACCCGATCACGAGACAGGCCGCTCATCTGGAACGAATAGGCGGAACGCctga